Proteins encoded together in one Lathyrus oleraceus cultivar Zhongwan6 chromosome 5, CAAS_Psat_ZW6_1.0, whole genome shotgun sequence window:
- the LOC127083210 gene encoding histone H4, whose amino-acid sequence MSGRGKGGKGLGKGGAKRHRKVLRDNIQGITKPAIRRLARRGGVKRISGLIYEETRGVLKIFLENVIRDAVTYTEHARRKTVTAMDVVYALKRQGRTLYGFGG is encoded by the coding sequence ATGTCAGGAAGAGGCAAGGGAGGAAAAGGTCTCGGAAAGGGAGGAGCTAAACGGCACCGTAAGGTTCTCAGAGACAACATTCAGGGAATAACAAAGCCTGCAATTCGTCGTCTCGCAAGACGTGGTGGCGTGAAACGTATCAGCGGTCTAATTTATGAAGAAACCCGCGGTGTTCTCAAGATCTTTCTCGAGAATGTGATTCGCGATGCTGTTACCTACACCGAGCATGCTCGCCGTAAGACTGTTACTGCGATGGATGTTGTTTACGCTCTCAAGAGGCAGGGTAGGACTCTTTACGGATTCGGCGGTTAG